The genome window TTTGCTAACGTTACTTGACGATCAACCTTGTCGGGAATAAGTTCTGTAGAATTCCCCATTATTTCAACCACATTTTCTGATGTTACCTTCACTGGAGTAGTTTTTCTGGTTTCTCTGTTTGTTTTTAGGATCAATCCTTTTTGTCGCTGTTCCATAAAGCGATTAACATCTGAAAGATCATGAATTTTTATCGTATTAGGGATAATAATTTTTCGATTTTCCAAAAAGGGGTCTTCTTTTATCCGAAGCTTCTCTACATAGTCTGCATAATCAATTAATTCCATAAGGGTATATTGCTGTAACTTTTTTGTTATCGAATTTACTCTTATTAAATCTTCTTGTAGAATGTCCGCCTTCCCATTTGTAAAACTATAAACCATTAGAACATTTTCAAACATTAAGCTCCCTCTATTGATAACCGTGTAATTGAATGGAGAAAGTTGTGAAGATCCTTTTAACCAACGATGTACACGCTTCAAAATTGGTCGAGTTATGATAAATTTATTTTGCTTCGTTCTTTTTAAATCAAAAGATGTTAATTCCTTGTTTGTAAATTGTTGAATATAATTATATGCCCTAGATAATTCAGTATCTTGAATTACAACATGAGCTCCCTCTACTGTACATTGGATATCCACTAATATGAATCTTCCATCTTCGAGTTCCTTAGCCACTCGCAAACTCTCCTTAGTGCAAACTTTTATAAAAGAGGGAACCCCCTCTCATTTTTTAACCTCCTCTAATAAAAATCGAGAAAAAGGAGGATGTACCATCATGGAAAAACAGGAGTGGCTTCCTGATTCTCGTTCGGTCTACATGTGGCCAATATTAGCATTATCGGCCACATGCAATTCGGATTAACCCCATCTCTTGGCAGATTCAAAACTCTATTGCCTTGTTACATAGAGACTGTTTCTTGTGTTTTGAATTCTTTTACTATTTTTTCGATACTTCTTAAATTACCTCTACCTAATTTGCCATAATAAATCGTATGTTGACTCACTGCCTCTAAAGCTATCTGCACTTGATTGAATCCATAGTCTATTTTTATATTCTCTAAGTAATAACGAGTAGCTTCAGCATTGATGGTCCGTTTATACCCGTTTCCTTCCATCATCGAGCAAAAAACTCCAATGTAATCATTCGCACTTCCCTGATGCATACCAACTTCACTATACAGGCTATTCGTAGCTGAGGTTCGGTCAATTTGCTTGTGAAAAACCTTTTTTGCGTATAGATAGCTTGCTGTAATCATATCTGTTGTTATCCTCACAACAATCGCCCCTTATCGTTTCTCTATCCTTCAAAACATTAACATAAAAAAATGCAGTTGTGTTTTAGCAAAATCGTTGTTTAAAGATATCGCTTTATAACAATTGATTAAACCTGATTGCATACTGCTACTCTCTCGAATCAAAATGGTTTATATGAACATTGTTCAATCTTCAACCTCTACCCTTCCCCAATACAAACAGGCTCGATTAAGTCCAAGTCTCGCTTTTTCAATTCCTACTATAGTAATCCGCAAAAATAGTCTGCCCACGCTTGTCACCTTTCCTCAACGCCCTCTCCTCTCACTCCCCCAAGGTTTCACAATCTCTCTCACCAATATGTTTGCATGAAAAGCAGGGGAAAACAGAGTCAGAACGGGGAAATCGGGGGCAAATAAGCAAAATAAGTATGCCCGTGAGGGCAGGCAGAGCAGGAGAGGACCAAGGGGAAAAGATGGGGCTTGGGGTTGAATGACAGCAGTTTATCAGAGAAAAAATTCGTCAAAAATGCCTGGGGAATGTTTCGAATCTTCAGCTGGAAAAATTTTTAACGAATAAAAACCTAATGCCTTAGAGGGACAAAGAAAAAAATAGTCATACATTGGTAAATATTTCATTTAATAAGATAAAAAACATTTCAATAAAGCAAAAAAAGAGCGTCCTTAGACCCTCTTTAAACACGATGCGTATAGAATATCGAATTTTGTAAAAATTAGTAACGTATTTCTAGTAATATGGTAACATATTTATAATGTTAAACCATTTTTAAGGAGCAGGATACTATGAGTATTATTCACGTTAATCAGATTAGAAAAAAATTGGAATCCGATTTTCAAGGAAAAATAGATTTGACTGACGTTTCAACTGCAAAACCAGAAGATCAGCTTAATTTTTTCCTGACGAGAGCACTTTCCGCATACACAATAAAGCACTTCTCTCAGGTAGACCCCGATGTTGCATCAAGTGCTGTCGTCGATGGGGAGATGATAACGGAATTGATGCTATCTATTATAATGATAAAACAAAAACTTTATATTTGGTTCAATCAAAATGGATGCATGACGGAAAAGGTGAACCATCAAACGGAGATTTAAAAAAATTTTTTGATGGTATTAGGGACTTGTTTAACTCAAGATACGATATTTTTAATCATAAAGTAAAAAAAAAGCAAGCTGAAATTGAAAATGCACTTTATGACGTCCAAACGAAATACAAAGTCATTGTTTCATACACAGGGCTTAATTTCTCCCGACATAATCAAAAAGAGGTTGACGATTTTCTGGCAGAAATGAATGATGCCAATGATGTTGTGACGGTATCACTTTTTAATCAAACCAGATTACATGATTCGTTAAAAATTATTGGGTCTGCAGAACCCATTAACCTCAATATCGTTCTTAAGGAATGGGGGAAAAAAACAGTACCTCATAAAGCTTTTTATGGTCAAGTTAATGCCTTAGAAATTGCAGAATGGTGGAAAAACAATGAAAACAATTTGTTTTCAAAAAACCTGAGAGAATTATTACCAGATGCAGACATTAATGAAGAAATCCGTCAAACACTTGAACAAGAACCGGAGAAGTTTTGGTACTATAACAATGGTATTACAATGGTTTGCAAAGACGTAAATAAAACTATGCTGGGCGGACCAGATAATGATTTCGGACAATTTCACTGCGAAGATGTGAGCATAGTTAATGGAGCTCAGACTTTGGGAACTATTGGTAAGTACGGTCAAAAAAATAATGCCGAAGAATATTTAAAAAATATTTATGTTCAAGTACGCATTATCTCCTTGGATAATGCCATGGGGGATTTCGGAAAGAAAATAACAAGAAGCAACAATAGACAAAACAATATTGAAAACAGGGATTTTGTTGCTTTAGACCCTTTACAACAAACTTTGCAAACGGAACTTGCCATCGATGGTATTTCGTACCACATTATGCGGTCAATCAATGAACAAAAGAATGATACTGACACTTCCTTTAACATTGTTGAAAGTACAATTGCTTTAGCTTGTTCTCACAAGGATGTTTCATTGGCAGTACAGGTGAAAAGAGAAATAGGTAAGTTATGGGAAGATATTGAAAAGGCTCCATACAAATCGTTATTTAACCCTCAACTTTCCGGTCTTTATATGTGGAGATGTGTTAGGATCCAACGAAAAATCGATTCTGCAATTCAAACACTATCTAGTCAGAAAACGAATCGTGAACATAGTATTGTCATCCATGGCATGAGACTATTATCGCATTTGGTTTTCCAAGAAATTGACCTAAAACAGTTAGGCAATCCACTCTTCGACTTTGACACCTTTTTAAATACATTTGATTTTAATAAGTCGATTCTAGATAATTATGGTTGGTTAGTAGACGAATTAGATAAAAATTATGGAAACACGGCTGTAATACCAACTTTATTTAAGAACTCCACCAAATGCACTAACTTAGTAAGAAAGATCAAATCAAGTAAAAAAAAGCAAAGTACCTAATGTTTTTCTAACCTTTAGATTAAAAAACAATCTAAAGGTTTTTTAATTCCCCCTGTTATTTCAAGGGGGTACCACCATTACTTCTCAATTATTTATCCTTCCTCACTAACAGTGAACAGCATTCCACATGCCCCGTAGCGGGAACATACCTATTTGGTTCCCGGTCCTCTATGTTTATGAATTGTAACAAGAATTTTTTTTACCCTTGCATTACTCTTGCTTTCTTACTCTTGCTTCAAATGGGAAAAGGTTTCGTGAACATTTTGATTTCTTTTTGTGTGAATTTTGACAGCCATCACACTAAATAATTATGTTATTCAATGGATTATAACGATCATTCTGTTCCTTTAGTGCAGTTCCCCATATGGCAAGATAACGCTGTGTCATCGCAATGTTGTTATGTCTGAGCATTTTTTGTAGGGTGAAAACATCACAACCATTCATTAGCATCCGATGTGCGAACGAGTGCCTGAATGTATGGGTGGATAGACGTACATCAGTAAAATTCATAATTGTTTTTAGCCTCTTAAATATAAACTTCAAAGCATTCTCTGAAAGCTTTTCGTTTTCGGTGGTAGTAAAGACATAATCACTGACTCTACCAAAAACTTGTTGGCAGAAGACTTTATACTCACATAGCTCCTTCATTAACTTATCTGTAATCGGTATACTGCTTTGCTGACGTTTCTTCCCCCAAACAGTAATGGTTCCGCTAACCATGTTAATATCCGACCATCTTAGATTAACAAGTTCTCCAAGTCTAACTCCTGTTCCAAGCAAGAAAACAATAATCGTATAATCTCGATAAGCATAAAAGGATTTTTCACGTTGCTTTATTCTCTGATAGTACCCCAGCATCTTTTTTATGTGGGAATCTTGAAATACTTCAATTTTAATTTCCTCTTTTCCGTACTTCATACGTTTTGTTGGATTTTCTTTTTCTGTAATTACTTCGATCTCTTGGAGATAATTAAAAAATATTTTAAGTACATGCAGTTTACTATTTGACGTTGTGATGTTGTTTTTCTTCTCTCTTTGGCAATATAGCAAATATTCCTTAATGGTGTTTTGGGTAACATCTGTAACATTGAGTATTGATTTACCGACACAATAATCATGGAACTCTTGCAGATTGCCTAAGTAATTCTCAATTGTCCGTGAGGACAAATTCTTATACTCTCTGTCATCCCGAAAATCTTTGATTGCAAATTTCAACAACATAAAAGCACACTCCTTTTAGTTTTAATCAACCAAAAGATAGTGTGCTTTCTCTAAGGAAATCGGTTTGTACTCGACCACAATCTTTTACCTAAGCCCTGTAGCCCTACAAACCCTGATTTTTGAATGTATGGTGATCCGGACTGGGTTCGAACCAGCGACCCCCACCCTGTCAAGATGGTGCTCTCCCAACTGAGCTACCGGATCATGGGATATGTTTGTGATCTCCAACGACTATGTACTCGTTTAATGGTGGGCCCTGTAGGACTCGAACCTACGACCAATCGGTTATGAGCCG of Brevibacillus choshinensis contains these proteins:
- a CDS encoding HNH endonuclease; the encoded protein is MAKELEDGRFILVDIQCTVEGAHVVIQDTELSRAYNYIQQFTNKELTSFDLKRTKQNKFIITRPILKRVHRWLKGSSQLSPFNYTVINRGSLMFENVLMVYSFTNGKADILQEDLIRVNSITKKLQQYTLMELIDYADYVEKLRIKEDPFLENRKIIIPNTIKIHDLSDVNRFMEQRQKGLILKTNRETRKTTPVKVTSENVVEIMGNSTELIPDKVDRQVTLAKRKQNIVSYLKEMYKDICQVCHEALLIGTNGETLSEVHHIQPLGSHNGSDSIDNMIVLCPNHHAMFDRGAISIELDKKLVLHVCPTHKIHNQPLILKHEINPRYVEYHNEHIFQQTRKCQKDLKR
- a CDS encoding AIPR family protein, translated to MHDGKGEPSNGDLKKFFDGIRDLFNSRYDIFNHKVKKKQAEIENALYDVQTKYKVIVSYTGLNFSRHNQKEVDDFLAEMNDANDVVTVSLFNQTRLHDSLKIIGSAEPINLNIVLKEWGKKTVPHKAFYGQVNALEIAEWWKNNENNLFSKNLRELLPDADINEEIRQTLEQEPEKFWYYNNGITMVCKDVNKTMLGGPDNDFGQFHCEDVSIVNGAQTLGTIGKYGQKNNAEEYLKNIYVQVRIISLDNAMGDFGKKITRSNNRQNNIENRDFVALDPLQQTLQTELAIDGISYHIMRSINEQKNDTDTSFNIVESTIALACSHKDVSLAVQVKREIGKLWEDIEKAPYKSLFNPQLSGLYMWRCVRIQRKIDSAIQTLSSQKTNREHSIVIHGMRLLSHLVFQEIDLKQLGNPLFDFDTFLNTFDFNKSILDNYGWLVDELDKNYGNTAVIPTLFKNSTKCTNLVRKIKSSKKKQST
- a CDS encoding tyrosine-type recombinase/integrase — its product is MLLKFAIKDFRDDREYKNLSSRTIENYLGNLQEFHDYCVGKSILNVTDVTQNTIKEYLLYCQREKKNNITTSNSKLHVLKIFFNYLQEIEVITEKENPTKRMKYGKEEIKIEVFQDSHIKKMLGYYQRIKQREKSFYAYRDYTIIVFLLGTGVRLGELVNLRWSDINMVSGTITVWGKKRQQSSIPITDKLMKELCEYKVFCQQVFGRVSDYVFTTTENEKLSENALKFIFKRLKTIMNFTDVRLSTHTFRHSFAHRMLMNGCDVFTLQKMLRHNNIAMTQRYLAIWGTALKEQNDRYNPLNNIII